From Antricoccus suffuscus, a single genomic window includes:
- a CDS encoding YrdB family protein: protein MKTLAWTVFTLVFVAELCAVVAVGVFGWHIGQRQPWKAIVAVVFVAVAIALWALFAAPHATYDVAWLAVAVKVLVFGAAVIGLWVVGAHKSAVVFAVAVIALHVVAELPAISAHNTS, encoded by the coding sequence GTGAAAACGCTCGCGTGGACAGTTTTTACCCTCGTGTTTGTTGCCGAGTTGTGCGCGGTTGTCGCCGTCGGGGTGTTCGGTTGGCACATCGGCCAGCGGCAACCTTGGAAGGCGATCGTCGCCGTGGTGTTCGTTGCGGTCGCCATCGCATTGTGGGCGCTGTTCGCCGCGCCGCATGCGACGTACGACGTCGCGTGGCTAGCGGTGGCAGTCAAGGTGCTCGTGTTCGGCGCCGCCGTCATTGGACTGTGGGTCGTTGGCGCCCACAAGTCGGCAGTGGTATTCGCGGTCGCCGTGATCGCACTGCATGTCGTCGCCGAGCTTCCGGCGATATCCGCGCACAACACGTCCTGA
- a CDS encoding S-adenosylmethionine:tRNA ribosyltransferase-isomerase — translation MIAPNIHFPSPDSTTAPRPPEARGLARDGVRLMVATGESTAHARFRDLPSYVETGDLLVVNNSGTLAAELDAHWRGAPIVVHVATRLDNGHWVIELRSAPDAAEPVLDAEAGDTVDLPAGARLDLLAPYPRENSSPTGHGNRLWQVALIGEASLTNLMALFGRPIAYGYLDKRYPLPAYQTVFGIRPGSAEMASAARPFTTELVTRLISSGVGIVPITLHTGVSSQDAGEFPQAEPFDVPRSTAQAINRTRANGRRVIAVGTTATRAVESAVTADNVVVARSDWTERIVTPADPPRIVDGLITGWHNPEASHLLLVEAVAGRELTQRAYDAAIAHEYLWHEFGDSALLLPR, via the coding sequence ATGATCGCGCCCAACATCCACTTCCCGAGCCCGGATTCGACCACGGCACCGCGACCTCCCGAGGCCCGTGGTCTCGCCCGCGACGGCGTTCGGCTGATGGTCGCGACCGGCGAGAGTACTGCGCACGCGAGGTTTCGCGACCTGCCGTCGTACGTCGAAACAGGGGACCTGCTGGTCGTCAACAACTCAGGGACGCTGGCCGCGGAGCTCGATGCCCACTGGCGCGGCGCGCCGATCGTCGTACATGTCGCGACCCGGCTGGACAACGGACATTGGGTAATAGAGCTGCGCAGCGCTCCAGACGCAGCCGAGCCCGTGCTCGATGCGGAGGCCGGCGACACTGTCGACCTACCGGCCGGCGCCCGACTCGACCTGCTCGCGCCGTACCCGCGCGAGAACTCCTCCCCGACCGGCCACGGCAACCGGCTCTGGCAGGTCGCACTGATCGGAGAGGCATCACTGACCAACTTGATGGCCCTGTTCGGCCGGCCGATCGCGTACGGCTATCTCGACAAGCGCTACCCGTTGCCTGCGTACCAGACCGTATTTGGTATTCGCCCCGGCAGCGCCGAGATGGCCAGCGCCGCGCGACCCTTCACGACTGAGCTGGTAACGAGGCTTATCTCATCCGGCGTCGGGATTGTTCCGATCACGCTGCATACCGGCGTCTCGTCACAGGACGCGGGCGAATTCCCGCAGGCCGAACCATTTGACGTGCCGCGATCGACGGCGCAGGCGATCAACCGCACCCGTGCCAACGGCCGACGAGTCATTGCGGTCGGCACTACCGCGACGCGGGCCGTCGAGTCCGCTGTCACGGCGGACAACGTCGTCGTAGCCCGGTCCGACTGGACCGAGCGGATCGTCACGCCGGCCGATCCGCCGCGGATCGTCGACGGTCTCATCACCGGCTGGCACAACCCCGAGGCTTCACATTTGCTCCTCGTCGAAGCAGTCGCCGGGCGTGAACTGACCCAACGCGCATACGACGCCGCGATCGCGCATGAATACCTGTGGCACGAGTTCGGCGACTCGGCTTTGTTGCTGCCACGGTGA
- a CDS encoding SDR family NAD(P)-dependent oxidoreductase, with product MPTALITGGSAGLGKALTADLAHDGWNVVIDGRDANRLHRVAHQIGPRVRAIPGDVTDPLHRADLATAVGDIDLLVNNASTIGSTPMPAVADIDGTVFDGIWLTNVAAPLALTQLLLPALRRSGGALVNVTSDAAVEHYERWGGYGASKAALDHLTLTLAVENPQLSIYAVDPGDMRTKMHQDAFPGEDIGDRPLPESVVPAIRALLARRPASGRYRAAEFAADASSVVSPEAVR from the coding sequence ATGCCCACCGCACTTATTACCGGCGGTTCAGCAGGACTCGGTAAAGCTCTGACCGCCGACCTCGCACACGATGGCTGGAACGTCGTCATCGACGGTCGCGACGCCAACCGGCTGCATCGCGTCGCGCACCAGATTGGCCCCCGAGTACGCGCGATCCCCGGCGACGTGACCGATCCGCTGCATCGTGCGGATCTGGCTACCGCAGTCGGCGACATAGACCTACTTGTCAACAATGCAAGCACGATCGGTTCGACTCCCATGCCCGCGGTAGCAGATATCGACGGGACCGTCTTCGACGGAATTTGGCTGACCAACGTCGCCGCACCGCTCGCACTGACCCAGTTACTATTGCCCGCACTCCGTCGATCGGGCGGCGCACTGGTCAACGTCACGTCGGATGCCGCCGTCGAACACTATGAAAGGTGGGGCGGGTACGGCGCATCCAAGGCCGCGCTCGACCACCTCACCTTGACTCTAGCCGTCGAGAACCCGCAGCTATCCATATATGCGGTCGATCCAGGCGACATGCGCACCAAGATGCACCAGGACGCGTTCCCGGGCGAAGACATCGGCGACCGCCCGCTGCCCGAATCAGTCGTACCGGCGATTCGCGCACTTCTGGCCCGGCGTCCCGCCTCGGGTCGCTATCGGGCCGCCGAGTTCGCTGCGGACGCGTCGTCAGTCGTTTCTCCGGAGGCCGTCCGATGA
- a CDS encoding acyl-CoA dehydrogenase translates to MTDDAAEPADKEILRRTLDGRWYDVRERSRKIELNAYAPPAYEMDTETHRAAVLERLAQVSASGLPQVGFPAAQGGADDTGGGMIAIEMLGFRDLSLMVKSGVQWGLFGGAIQSLGTAAHHEQYLPSVMNLDLLGCFAMTESGHGSDVQKIQTTASYVAETDEFEIHTPVPSARKEYIGNAARDGRLAVVFAQLHTPAGEHGVHALLVPIRDESGEPMRGVTLQDCGRKEGLNGVDNGRISFDHVRVPRTALLDRYGHVDSDGSYTSPIDNANRRFFTMLGTLVRGRISVSGAAQSATKMALLIAGRRGLARRQFERAGGGEEVILLDYQAYQRRLLPLLATSYALNFAQDELCGRIHDLWSGEGTPDGRAQRELESRAAGLKSTATWHALATIQASREACGGAGFMAENVLPQLRADTDVFATFEGDNTVLLQLVGKGLLTNYSEEFEDLNAIDTVRFVADQFVGAVIERTAARSIIESFKSVFSDTDAVLRDRAWQVMMLEEREKHLVDTLAARIKKGIGDGTEPAEVFNLAQSHLLHAGRAHVDRTVLESFVDVIEKCEHAGTAQLLGTVCDLYALSLIEADRGWFLEHNRLTDTRAKAVASAVDDLCRELRPHVATLIDGFGIPEEWVEAPIAKPDSIS, encoded by the coding sequence ATGACTGACGATGCAGCCGAGCCCGCAGACAAAGAAATCCTTCGCCGTACGCTGGACGGCCGCTGGTACGACGTACGCGAAAGGTCCCGCAAGATCGAGCTCAACGCGTATGCGCCTCCGGCGTACGAGATGGACACCGAAACGCATCGCGCCGCGGTGCTCGAGCGGCTCGCGCAAGTCAGCGCATCGGGACTGCCCCAGGTCGGATTCCCGGCGGCGCAGGGCGGCGCGGACGACACCGGCGGCGGGATGATCGCGATCGAGATGCTCGGATTCCGCGACCTGTCGCTGATGGTGAAGTCCGGTGTGCAGTGGGGCTTGTTCGGTGGGGCGATCCAGAGCCTCGGCACGGCCGCTCACCACGAGCAGTACCTCCCGTCGGTCATGAACCTCGATCTGCTCGGCTGCTTCGCAATGACCGAGTCGGGGCACGGATCCGACGTACAGAAGATTCAGACGACCGCGTCGTACGTCGCCGAGACCGACGAATTCGAGATCCACACGCCGGTGCCGTCGGCGCGCAAGGAATACATCGGCAACGCCGCGCGCGACGGCCGGCTCGCCGTTGTCTTCGCACAACTACACACGCCGGCCGGCGAACACGGCGTACACGCGCTGCTAGTGCCGATCCGCGACGAGTCCGGCGAGCCGATGCGGGGCGTCACGTTGCAGGACTGTGGGCGCAAGGAAGGTCTGAACGGTGTCGACAACGGCCGGATCAGCTTCGATCACGTGCGGGTGCCACGTACGGCGCTCCTCGACCGCTACGGACACGTCGACTCCGACGGCAGCTACACCAGTCCGATCGACAATGCCAACCGGCGATTCTTCACGATGCTCGGCACGCTGGTCCGCGGCCGGATCAGCGTGTCCGGAGCCGCGCAGAGCGCCACTAAGATGGCGCTACTGATCGCCGGTCGCCGCGGCCTCGCGCGCCGCCAGTTCGAACGGGCCGGCGGTGGCGAGGAGGTCATACTCCTCGACTACCAGGCATATCAGCGCCGGCTGCTTCCGTTGTTGGCGACATCGTACGCCTTGAACTTCGCGCAGGACGAGCTGTGCGGGCGGATCCACGACCTGTGGTCCGGGGAGGGTACGCCGGACGGCCGCGCCCAACGTGAGCTCGAGTCGCGTGCCGCGGGGCTGAAGTCGACCGCTACCTGGCATGCGCTCGCGACGATTCAAGCCAGCCGCGAGGCCTGCGGCGGCGCCGGTTTTATGGCCGAAAACGTGCTTCCGCAGTTACGCGCCGACACGGACGTCTTCGCGACATTCGAGGGCGACAACACCGTGCTGCTTCAACTGGTCGGCAAAGGACTGCTGACCAACTACAGCGAGGAATTCGAGGATCTCAACGCGATCGACACGGTCCGGTTCGTCGCCGACCAGTTCGTCGGCGCGGTCATCGAACGTACGGCGGCGCGCAGCATTATCGAGAGTTTCAAGTCGGTGTTCTCCGACACGGACGCCGTACTGCGTGACCGGGCCTGGCAGGTCATGATGCTCGAAGAGCGCGAGAAGCATCTCGTCGACACGCTAGCGGCGCGGATCAAGAAGGGGATTGGGGACGGTACCGAGCCGGCTGAGGTGTTTAACCTGGCTCAGTCGCATCTGCTGCACGCGGGGCGCGCGCACGTCGATCGTACGGTTCTCGAATCGTTTGTCGATGTGATCGAAAAGTGCGAGCACGCGGGTACGGCGCAACTGCTGGGCACGGTCTGTGATCTTTACGCCCTGTCGCTGATCGAGGCCGACCGCGGCTGGTTCCTCGAACACAATCGCCTCACCGACACTCGGGCGAAGGCCGTCGCCTCGGCTGTCGATGATCTGTGCCGTGAATTGCGGCCGCACGTGGCGACGTTGATTGACGGCTTTGGAATTCCGGAGGAATGGGTCGAGGCGCCGATCGCCAAACCGGACTCAATCTCGTAA
- a CDS encoding dynamin family protein, which translates to MSQPQSGGQSGGAPKKITLSQLSRQTADKGLAIIEKHDTDLAQRLARMRATRPDKPTVVVVGEAKRGKSSLTNALLNVPGLSPVDARVATSTYIMFRRGPHTAARALLPGNDVPVDVPLDRMRDWATDLGNRGQYSPPRLIEVECDSPLLGKLNIVDTPGVGGLDAAHAEIALRAIGRATALLFVCDASAPFTKPELDFLLRASETVDLVIFAVTKTDAYRGWRQVVEDNRALLREHAPRFADAPMMPVSAKLFEQAGLMGASELGVALRKESKIIDLQIALQQQVAIKASALHEANLLRTMHTQLDVLAINLEDSRRACQPDLAYAKQLKDNRDRLLAARKADSRTWQLRLRAQLSRARLDTMADISSEQRKFQQYWRKVVEDSDKSKLSQIAPALDIALKNASMQIYDRQQSRMQNVSRSVLQSMFARHELAEVYAALQRPRAITTTSGPNKKGMTADEKVMTGFSLMSALSLGKLVTLPLEGAVAGAFGVAAGTAGLLMLPVIAAVGVGAASWMVWARRTAADRNNLKVWLNETLGETRGKLEAEASAYFIEAEQELTLALDRALLRRIETLDGHIKQIDNSLKVDRGERERRAAEITKQIHAVKDVCRTIDILLPRLRNAVVAKKKTPQAVPASAPPGAAPSAPSAVSAPSAPPAESAPPAPSAVSAPPAPAATPRDSSAAPPIAAGPPTAAAPLNPSSAPPAAAPNAVAEATHPAATPDWLTSPSPPSAHVAPQPVSTQFGQPPAPTDAGPRDAGPTEPAPHPAAAPAPRVTSAPPPTTPAPATSISADSSPSERTQPTESASGERPVPPGGPSQPERAKPAPERVSAIAAIAASRLAKRRAAENGDD; encoded by the coding sequence ATGAGCCAGCCGCAGTCCGGTGGCCAGTCTGGCGGAGCGCCAAAGAAGATCACCCTGTCGCAGCTGTCCCGGCAGACCGCGGACAAGGGTCTGGCCATCATCGAGAAACACGACACCGACCTGGCGCAACGACTGGCGCGGATGCGCGCGACTCGTCCGGACAAGCCGACGGTTGTCGTTGTCGGGGAGGCGAAGCGCGGCAAGTCGAGCCTCACTAACGCCCTGCTCAACGTGCCGGGACTGTCGCCGGTCGACGCGCGCGTGGCCACCAGCACCTACATCATGTTTCGGCGCGGCCCGCACACTGCCGCCCGCGCGCTGCTGCCGGGAAACGACGTACCGGTCGACGTACCGCTCGATCGGATGCGCGACTGGGCGACCGACCTCGGCAACCGCGGGCAGTACTCCCCGCCTCGACTGATCGAGGTCGAATGCGACTCGCCACTCCTCGGCAAATTGAATATTGTCGATACCCCGGGCGTGGGTGGGCTGGACGCGGCGCACGCGGAGATCGCGCTGCGCGCGATCGGCCGAGCCACCGCGCTACTGTTTGTCTGCGACGCATCGGCGCCGTTCACCAAACCCGAACTCGACTTTCTCCTGCGCGCCTCGGAGACCGTTGACCTGGTGATCTTTGCGGTCACCAAGACCGATGCCTACCGCGGCTGGCGGCAAGTAGTCGAAGACAACCGGGCACTACTACGCGAGCATGCGCCGCGCTTTGCCGACGCGCCAATGATGCCCGTGTCCGCCAAGCTTTTCGAACAGGCCGGTCTAATGGGCGCCAGCGAACTCGGCGTCGCGCTCCGCAAAGAATCCAAGATCATCGATCTTCAGATTGCGTTACAGCAGCAAGTCGCGATCAAGGCCTCGGCCCTGCACGAAGCCAACCTGCTGCGCACGATGCACACCCAGCTCGACGTACTCGCGATCAACCTCGAGGACAGCCGCCGCGCCTGCCAGCCAGATCTCGCCTACGCCAAGCAGCTCAAGGACAACCGGGATCGGCTCTTGGCCGCCCGCAAGGCCGACTCACGGACGTGGCAGTTGCGACTGCGCGCCCAACTATCGCGCGCGCGGCTCGACACCATGGCCGATATTTCCAGCGAACAACGCAAATTTCAGCAGTACTGGCGCAAGGTCGTCGAAGACTCGGACAAGAGCAAGCTAAGCCAGATCGCGCCCGCGCTAGACATCGCGCTCAAGAACGCCTCGATGCAGATTTACGACCGGCAACAGTCCCGCATGCAGAACGTGTCTCGCTCGGTGCTGCAGTCGATGTTTGCCCGGCACGAGCTCGCCGAGGTGTACGCCGCGCTGCAGCGGCCGCGCGCCATCACCACCACCTCCGGTCCTAACAAGAAGGGCATGACCGCCGACGAAAAGGTCATGACCGGGTTCAGCCTTATGTCGGCGCTTTCCCTCGGCAAGCTGGTGACCCTGCCGCTCGAAGGGGCCGTCGCCGGCGCGTTCGGCGTCGCGGCCGGTACCGCCGGCCTACTCATGCTGCCGGTCATCGCCGCAGTCGGAGTCGGTGCCGCCTCCTGGATGGTGTGGGCGCGCCGTACCGCGGCCGACCGCAACAACCTCAAGGTGTGGCTGAACGAAACCCTCGGCGAAACCCGAGGCAAGCTGGAAGCCGAGGCGTCGGCATATTTCATCGAGGCCGAACAGGAGCTCACCCTTGCCCTCGACCGCGCGCTCCTGCGCCGCATCGAGACCCTCGACGGCCACATCAAACAGATCGACAACTCGTTGAAGGTCGACCGCGGCGAGCGCGAACGTCGGGCGGCCGAGATCACCAAGCAGATTCACGCCGTCAAGGACGTCTGCCGCACGATCGACATCCTGCTCCCCCGGCTGCGCAACGCCGTAGTCGCCAAGAAGAAGACGCCCCAGGCCGTCCCAGCGTCCGCGCCACCCGGCGCCGCACCGTCCGCGCCGTCTGCCGTGTCGGCCCCGTCCGCGCCGCCTGCCGAGTCGGCCCCGCCCGCGCCGTCTGCCGTGTCGGCCCCGCCCGCGCCCGCCGCCACACCGCGGGATTCGAGTGCCGCACCACCTATTGCCGCCGGACCGCCGACTGCCGCCGCGCCCCTGAACCCGAGCAGCGCACCCCCCGCCGCCGCACCGAATGCTGTCGCTGAGGCGACCCATCCAGCGGCGACACCCGACTGGTTGACCTCACCGTCGCCGCCATCAGCCCACGTAGCCCCGCAGCCGGTTTCCACCCAGTTCGGTCAGCCGCCGGCACCGACCGATGCCGGGCCGCGCGATGCCGGGCCTACCGAGCCGGCGCCACACCCCGCTGCCGCTCCAGCGCCACGCGTCACGTCGGCACCTCCGCCCACGACCCCGGCACCTGCTACGAGCATTTCCGCCGATTCGAGCCCGTCCGAGCGCACACAGCCGACCGAATCCGCGAGCGGTGAACGACCCGTGCCGCCCGGCGGACCATCCCAACCCGAACGTGCGAAACCGGCGCCGGAACGGGTATCGGCCATCGCCGCGATCGCCGCGTCGCGGCTGGCTAAACGCCGCGCAGCCGAAAACGGCGACGACTAA
- the grpE gene encoding nucleotide exchange factor GrpE, which produces MTDRMPEPERTASDVGAEADAALDHALREAPVDESVEYDDQPATDEGEDDYVLYSEVLPHLEELAVLRKERTKLIDVLLYARDRVSSPAVASRMDDSLGQIGIQVIHPEPGDRFDAKQHEASATVPTTDKARHGTIAEIELAGYIDGDRVVRAPIVTVYSTEAQESQ; this is translated from the coding sequence ATGACCGATCGCATGCCTGAGCCCGAGCGGACCGCGTCCGACGTCGGCGCAGAGGCCGACGCCGCCCTCGATCACGCCTTGCGCGAGGCGCCTGTCGACGAGTCAGTCGAGTACGACGATCAGCCCGCAACCGACGAGGGCGAGGACGACTATGTCCTCTACTCCGAGGTCTTGCCGCACCTTGAAGAGCTCGCGGTCTTGCGCAAAGAACGCACCAAGCTCATCGACGTACTCCTCTACGCCCGCGACCGAGTCAGCTCACCGGCGGTGGCGAGCCGGATGGATGACAGCCTCGGTCAGATCGGCATCCAGGTGATCCATCCCGAGCCCGGTGATCGGTTCGATGCGAAGCAGCACGAGGCGTCGGCGACCGTTCCTACGACCGACAAAGCGCGGCACGGGACAATCGCCGAGATCGAGCTTGCCGGTTACATCGACGGCGACCGTGTCGTACGCGCACCGATTGTCACCGTCTACAGCACCGAGGCTCAGGAATCGCAATGA
- a CDS encoding dynamin family protein encodes MTGPALAPRRMSPLVSATCQRLIATTPPDVAGQIREILGRLQGPLQLAVAGRIKSGKSTVVNGLIGRRVSPTDIRECTRMVTRFQYGTVDRVEVRKLDGTTLTLPYDDDGVIPADLGCEPHEVAVVDAYLTYEMLRHVTIIDTPGLASLDAQSVGRTQGMLGETGGVSALDGVDEQSQIAVSSAEAVLYVLTQSVRADDAEALNAFRRASSGQTSSPINALAILNKADQVTADEPMKAAIELAREHSHTLRHAVSQVLPLVGLVAESTGTGYFSEADAQTLRAVATLDDVTRQMMFMSTDLFTRPEIGVDPDARERLLVKLDLYGIRVAVDAIIADGQISTGELRTILESASGYPKLRAIIDGVFSVRADDIKSAVALSALDSLAAKCAPGPRDLIYDALEELYQHPEAQQLRLLEAATLVTSGKVDLPDDMFDEVRNLVTGTNPGEMLGTPGASSDELITAALEGAGRWRSFATFGSNPTQARIAHIIHRSYFLIWQQLRAPNTGGAIS; translated from the coding sequence ATGACCGGCCCGGCCCTTGCGCCGCGACGTATGTCGCCACTGGTTTCGGCTACCTGCCAAAGACTGATCGCCACGACACCGCCGGACGTCGCGGGACAGATTCGGGAGATTCTGGGTCGCTTGCAAGGTCCGCTGCAACTGGCCGTCGCGGGTCGGATCAAATCCGGTAAATCGACCGTCGTCAATGGCTTGATCGGTCGCCGGGTCTCCCCGACCGATATTCGCGAGTGCACCCGGATGGTGACCCGTTTTCAGTACGGCACCGTCGACCGGGTCGAGGTGCGCAAGCTCGACGGCACGACGCTGACCCTGCCGTACGACGACGACGGCGTGATCCCGGCAGATCTGGGCTGTGAGCCGCACGAGGTCGCGGTCGTCGACGCGTATCTGACGTACGAGATGCTGCGGCACGTGACCATCATCGATACACCGGGTCTGGCCTCACTCGATGCACAGAGCGTCGGGCGCACGCAAGGGATGCTCGGGGAGACGGGCGGGGTATCGGCCCTCGACGGCGTAGACGAACAGTCACAGATCGCGGTCTCGTCTGCGGAGGCCGTGCTCTACGTCCTCACCCAGTCCGTCCGCGCGGACGACGCCGAGGCGCTCAATGCCTTCCGTCGCGCTTCCAGCGGGCAGACCAGCAGCCCGATCAACGCGCTCGCGATCTTGAACAAGGCCGACCAGGTCACCGCCGACGAACCGATGAAGGCAGCGATCGAACTGGCCCGCGAGCACAGTCACACGCTCCGGCACGCTGTGTCACAGGTGCTGCCGTTAGTAGGGCTCGTTGCCGAGTCGACCGGCACCGGCTATTTTTCCGAGGCCGACGCACAGACACTGCGGGCGGTCGCGACACTCGACGACGTCACCCGCCAGATGATGTTTATGTCTACTGACCTCTTCACGCGTCCGGAGATCGGCGTCGACCCGGATGCGCGCGAGCGACTGCTAGTCAAGCTCGACTTATATGGCATCCGCGTCGCGGTCGACGCGATCATCGCCGATGGACAGATCAGCACCGGCGAGCTGCGCACGATTCTCGAGTCCGCGAGCGGTTATCCCAAGCTGCGGGCGATCATCGACGGCGTGTTTAGCGTGCGCGCGGACGACATCAAGTCGGCGGTCGCGCTCAGCGCGCTCGATTCGCTGGCGGCGAAATGCGCGCCGGGCCCGCGAGACTTGATCTACGACGCCCTCGAGGAGCTTTACCAGCATCCCGAGGCTCAGCAGCTGCGACTGCTCGAGGCGGCCACCCTCGTCACGAGTGGCAAAGTGGACTTGCCCGACGACATGTTCGACGAGGTCCGCAACTTGGTGACCGGAACAAATCCCGGAGAAATGCTTGGCACCCCCGGCGCGTCGTCAGACGAGCTCATAACGGCCGCACTGGAGGGAGCCGGACGCTGGCGCTCCTTCGCGACCTTCGGGTCCAACCCCACCCAGGCACGGATCGCGCATATCATTCACCGCTCCTACTTCTTGATCTGGCAGCAACTACGTGCACCCAATACCGGAGGCGCCATCTCATGA
- a CDS encoding Hsp70 family protein codes for MRVLAVDFGTSNTVAAVSVDGAPPRVLAIDGKPLLPSSIYLADDGSIAVGSDAERQARLDPSRFEPNPKRRIDDGEMLLGTDVIPVQRAIAAVFSRVLQEFRRQFGNANPDVVRLTHPARWRQTRKDVLIAACKEAGLSDNPILVPEPVGAATHFATQGGHQMPPGAALAVYDLGGGTFDVAIVQKRDAGFEVIAEAGIPDLGGLDFDHAILEYIGRVEGESHAEDWARLNRPTDTESRRKQRALAVDVREGKEALSRHPHTDIALSSPFKDVHLTRSEFEEMIRSNLTRSVELLATTISEANFTSKDLMGVYLVGGSSRVPLVARLIQEGMGITPSTLDQPESTVVTGALYLNVGPRPGTAPQARPMPGMPPGQRPNTGGAPAQQQPASGGVPAQARGPMGGATQRVNPADLPAVRTVRPQQRPAPGNVRRLPGPNAYGATRPPTGATSSPGPTQRPPVERPRTAAGPQRPPTGNSPMSNPSMRPGSGSTQAHRPPTGPISTPISAPRNLVGTGSGPMGGQRQQDMTRPAGSAPNQQLQTTNWKPMIWAIIFAAVAILIAILIANI; via the coding sequence ATGCGGGTTTTGGCGGTCGACTTCGGCACGTCCAACACCGTTGCCGCAGTTTCGGTCGACGGGGCGCCGCCGCGCGTCCTGGCGATCGACGGAAAACCGCTACTCCCCTCCTCTATCTACCTCGCCGACGATGGGTCGATCGCGGTAGGAAGCGACGCTGAGCGTCAGGCGCGTCTTGACCCGAGCCGCTTCGAGCCCAACCCCAAGCGGCGCATCGACGATGGCGAGATGCTGCTCGGCACCGACGTCATCCCGGTCCAGCGCGCCATCGCGGCCGTCTTCTCGCGCGTGCTGCAGGAGTTCCGTCGGCAGTTCGGCAACGCCAATCCCGACGTCGTACGCCTCACACATCCGGCCCGCTGGCGCCAGACTCGCAAAGACGTCCTGATCGCGGCGTGCAAAGAGGCCGGCCTCAGCGACAACCCGATCCTCGTGCCCGAGCCGGTCGGTGCGGCTACTCATTTCGCCACCCAGGGCGGGCACCAGATGCCCCCAGGTGCAGCACTTGCCGTCTACGACCTTGGCGGCGGCACGTTCGACGTAGCCATCGTGCAGAAACGGGATGCCGGGTTCGAGGTCATCGCCGAGGCAGGCATCCCCGACCTCGGCGGGCTCGACTTCGATCACGCGATCCTCGAATACATTGGGCGTGTCGAGGGCGAGAGTCACGCTGAGGACTGGGCGCGGCTCAATCGCCCGACCGATACCGAAAGCCGACGCAAGCAGCGTGCGTTAGCGGTCGACGTACGCGAAGGCAAAGAAGCCCTGTCTCGCCACCCGCATACCGACATCGCGTTGTCGTCCCCTTTTAAGGACGTGCATCTGACACGTAGCGAGTTCGAGGAGATGATCCGCAGCAATCTCACGCGCTCGGTCGAACTGTTGGCGACGACGATCAGCGAGGCGAACTTCACCTCGAAAGACCTGATGGGCGTGTATCTCGTCGGTGGCTCGTCGCGGGTGCCACTCGTCGCACGGTTGATCCAGGAAGGCATGGGCATCACCCCGTCCACGCTCGATCAGCCCGAGTCGACCGTGGTGACCGGCGCGCTCTACCTCAATGTCGGCCCGCGCCCGGGGACCGCACCCCAGGCGCGTCCCATGCCAGGCATGCCACCCGGTCAGCGACCCAATACCGGGGGCGCACCGGCTCAGCAGCAACCGGCTAGCGGCGGCGTACCGGCCCAGGCACGCGGACCGATGGGTGGTGCGACCCAGCGAGTCAACCCCGCCGACCTGCCCGCCGTACGCACCGTCCGGCCACAACAACGCCCGGCGCCCGGCAATGTACGCAGGCTGCCCGGGCCCAACGCGTATGGCGCCACCCGTCCACCGACAGGGGCGACATCCTCGCCTGGCCCCACGCAGCGGCCCCCCGTCGAGCGACCCAGGACGGCCGCCGGTCCGCAGCGCCCTCCAACGGGCAACTCGCCAATGAGCAATCCGTCGATGCGACCGGGTTCGGGATCGACACAGGCACATCGACCACCGACCGGGCCGATCAGCACGCCAATTTCGGCGCCGCGGAACCTCGTAGGCACCGGATCGGGTCCTATGGGCGGGCAACGTCAACAGGACATGACACGGCCGGCCGGTTCCGCGCCCAACCAGCAACTGCAGACAACCAACTGGAAGCCCATGATCTGGGCGATCATCTTCGCGGCAGTCGCGATCCTGATCGCCATCCTGATCGCCAATATCTAG